A single window of Liolophura sinensis isolate JHLJ2023 chromosome 6, CUHK_Ljap_v2, whole genome shotgun sequence DNA harbors:
- the LOC135467043 gene encoding ubiquinol-cytochrome-c reductase complex assembly factor 2-like: MAASRYRNFLRLCEDWPLDKSKIGRDLGVVLREKVVLAFKHGEATNVNVQECDRMYESLHRINTNYYKTMYSRSGVITTGAVGIPVKDCSLIVSTEGLKVTQEEDTGFFRRLKKKLATKDESSSQ, from the coding sequence ATGGCGGCGTCAAGATATCGTAATTTCTTACGACTGTGTGAAGACTGGCCGCTGGATAAAAGCAAAATTGGAAGAGATCTTGGGGTAGTCTTGCGAGAGAAAGTCGTTCTGGCATTCAAGCACGGCGAAGCGACAAATGTCAACGTTCAAGAATGTGACAGAATGTACGAAAGTTTACATCGAATTAACACGAACTATTACAAAACAATGTATTCACGATCAGGGGTGATAACTACTGGAGCTGTCGGTATCCCTGTTAAGGATTGTAGTCTCATTGTGTCTACAGAGGGACTTAAAGTCACCCAAGAAGAAGACACGGGATTTTTCAGAAGACTGAAGAAAAAACTGGCAACAAAAGACGAGAGCAGTTCGCAGTAG